The nucleotide window CCACCGGCGAGGCGCTGTATCCGTAAATTGGATTCAACCTCAAATCTCAAATAGATAGTTTGCGATCGCCCGCTGCTTCCTCAGAAACCTGGTTTCTTCCTAGATTTCTCGTAACTCAACGCCTATTTTTCGTATAAACCCGGTTTCTCGCCGCCATGTGTCTTGATAGACGGCTCCTTCTAGTGACGATGTTTCAATCTTTGTCACAAAACTTTACACTTGACGTTTCTTAATTTACGCAGTAATGATACAATGAGTGTATTGGAAAAAAAAATCATCCCTCTAAAGGCGTATTTTTCCTGAGTGGGCGATCGCGACGGACAACTTTGCACCGGCGCTCGAAAAGCGGCAAGCCCGCCGCATATGGATTAAGTGGCGAACCAAAAACTCCGAAAAACGTTCTAGCGGCATTTCTTCAGATGAATCCAGACAACCTGCCTCAAATGCTGCAAACAGGATTTCACCTAACTTTAGGTGCAACTTCCTTTTTACTTGAGACATTGCAAGATGCTCAGAAGCGAGAAGAAAATCTGGATAAACTCAGACAGCCAGATTTCGGCCTACTCGCGGATGAGTTGCTCGAAAAAGGAGAAATGACCGATCGAGAAGCTCGGAATTTTGTCGATACTATTTTCTCTCAACCAGGCGATCGGGAGAATGCCAACAGCGAATCCGGATCGGCAAAGCAATCGGAGACAGCAACTGACACAACTCCCGAGTCGGTTGTACGGCCTGACATAAAGCTAGAGATTCAAGAATTAACTGCACATATGGCAGCGCTGAGATCGGAATTGGAAAATTTGCGCGCTGAAAATTCCCGCGATTAAAGAATCAATCATTTTTAACACAGTCAGATTTTAGTTGGAGACTTATTGAAGAGAACCAAGCTTTAGTCGTTGTCCCAGTTTTCAGTACCGATCAAGTCGGCGATGCGATCGCGTAGCAAGAAGTCGCATTTTTCCAGTTCTCCTTCGACGCAAGCCCATTCTCGGGGCGGGATGAACTGACAAAGCGTGTAGATAGGCTGTTGCCGGCTCAGTACGCCTTCGTGCACGAGGTGGCGTGCTTCATCTTGGATGACATCTAAAGAGTATTGGATTTTGATAG belongs to Microcoleus sp. bin38.metabat.b11b12b14.051 and includes:
- a CDS encoding DUF4327 family protein — encoded protein: MIHSTIKIQYSLDVIQDEARHLVHEGVLSRQQPIYTLCQFIPPREWACVEGELEKCDFLLRDRIADLIGTENWDND